Below is a window of candidate division WOR-3 bacterium DNA.
GTTCTTCGGAGCGAATTTACCCTCTTCATAGACACCTATGCAATCACCGTAGCTGCCCATATCTTCATAAATCCGGAGAATCAAACCGTAGGCGTTGTTGTCCTTGTTGTCGATCTTCAATATTTCCTTCAAGAATGAGATCGCACGGTTCGGCCTCTTGGCAGCAAGAGCATCCTGGGCCAGCGCATAGTACAATTTCTTCTCTTCGTGTTTTTTCAGGGTCGGCCTCGCGGTGAGCGATTGATGGATCTGCATCGCGCGCACCGGATCACCCCGCTTTCGGTGTAGATCACCTAAGCGAACATAAGCATCAAAAAGATCAGAATCAACACTGACCGCATCTTTGAGCCGCTTCATGGCCAGTTCCTCATTATTATCGAGGAGTGCGATGAGTGCATCCAAATAAGGATGGTAGGCTGTCTTCTTCTCGCGTTGCCGGTGAAAATACAGGTACAATGTCATGGCGATCAAAGCGACAACGAGTATGATCAATACGGTCATTTTTCCTCCTCGAGAGGAAGATTGCGCAGAGCGTCGAGTTCTTTTTTCAAATTCTTGTTCTCCCGGCCCATCCTGTAGAGACCAGTACGCAGCACAATTTCATCAGCAAGTGCGAAAACAAGCACAAAAACCATACCTGCCAAGAATGCATAAAAACAAACCATGGCCAATGAGATATCGGATATCCTCTGGCCAAATATATCTAAATCAACTCTTGTCTGGGAATTGAGGACCATGAAGCCAATCATGAAGCCAATTACAATTATCACAAAGACTAATCCCAAAAATCTCATCAAACCTCCTTTTTAATAATATTCATATATATATATTTGTCAACACAGTAATTCTGTGCAGCGTCGGGGCTTAACTGTGGTTTGCCCAGCGC
It encodes the following:
- a CDS encoding lipopolysaccharide assembly protein LapA domain-containing protein — protein: MRFLGLVFVIIVIGFMIGFMVLNSQTRVDLDIFGQRISDISLAMVCFYAFLAGMVFVLVFALADEIVLRTGLYRMGRENKNLKKELDALRNLPLEEEK